The Vitis vinifera cultivar Pinot Noir 40024 chromosome 7, ASM3070453v1 genomic interval GATGAAAAAGGCTGGCAAAGATATTGATAAATATTTGCGACATTATTTGGTGTGTCTGGTTAAGGTGACGTTGGTTCGGACAAGATAGTGAAAGGCTGTGATAGTGAGAGGTCTCGTCTTTTGCTTTGACCGTCCAAAATTAATAATGGGtccaaattaatatttataagggAGGTAAGGTCACGCCAATTCCATACTATTATATTACTTACCTACTTTAATTTCCAGGCCCATAATCTTTTGTCCCTTCTACTTTGATTTAGCTTCTATcgaataaaagaattattaatgGATTTGATAATGGgctaattaaatttattttttccaaataaatagtatttagtatttattatatatggAGAGGTATTATTGAAAgactaaaagtatttttaaaatatggattttttaggaatgtttttaaaaagtatttttgaaaattcattgtatataaaaaaaaaaaaaaaaaaaaaaaaactaaaaggatTAGACTGGCCCTTTATTTATCACCGAAATAGGGTTAGATGGTTTAATGGTTTAGTGATCGGTGGGGGATGCCTCACGTCACGTGCACCGGCGAGCTGTTTGAGACACTGCCGCCTGTCATTTTTAAGAGTTGACAGCCCAATCATTTTAAGGAAGGCTAGTAACTGAAACTGTTGACCGTTCTCTGTCGATCTCCCCACTCGCACCAGCAGCGCGTGCCCCGATCATTTGATTTAAACCCCGCCCACAATTTCTCTGTTCTGCTTGTATTCATAGTGTTAATGGCGGATCAGTACACCAAGCCTTGCTCTTCTTCTCCTGTGCCACCGTCATCCGCTTCGGAACCGGACGAAATATCTCTCTTTCTCCACCAGATTCTTTTCCGgtcgtcgtcgtcgtcgtcaACCACTTCGCTTCACAATGCCAAACTTATGCCGAGCGAGTTTCTGTCGGAGAATCCTCTCAGACAGTGTCGATCCCCTCTTATTTCCAGCTCGGATCGCCTCGTTCGGGACGGAATGAACTCCTCCACCGGCGTTTATTTTCCCGTGAGTGCCGGAACTGCGTCTTCGTCGGCTGGAGGCTTCGACAATGACCTGGACGAGTACGACTGCGAGAGTGAGGTAGTCAGTTGTGTTCTTTATGTTGTGTGTTTGTCCCGTATAATTTGTTGAGTTTTGGTTTTGAGTTTGATCTATTGAATTTTTGGATGGATTTGCAGGAAGGTCTTGAAGCATTGGTGGAAGAGGTGGCGACAAAGGCAGCTCCTCTGCGAAGTTCGTCGAAGAGAAGCAGGGCTGCCGAGGTCCATAATTTGTCTGAAAAGGTTGGATTGTAGTACAATTGTCTGTAGAACTTTGTGATTAGGGAAGTTCTGTTGTGGTATTGACGTGTGGAGTTTGTTGAGCAGAGGAGGAGGAGTAGGATTAACGAGAAAATGAAAGCGTTGCAGAATCTAATTCCAAATTCTAACAAGGTGTACATCTCTTTTGTTGGTTCTGTTTATCCTACGGATCCATTTGGATTCTTGGCTGAATTGTTgatttcccttttccttttccttttcctttttctttttcttttttctttttttcacaaCAGACAGACAAGGCTTCCATGCTTGATGAGGCCATCGAATACCTCAAGCAGCTTCAGCTTCAAGTACAGGTTTATACTCTCCTTCAATAATAAAACTTTATCTATTCGTTGTTTGCTGCTGGTGCATGCTGATTCAAATGCCCTTAATGATGTGGATAAACATAGGGGTTGGCTTCTATAGGCATTTGAACCCAAGTGAGATACTTTTAAATCACCTAGTAAATTCCTGACTAATATTCTGTGTGAACTGAAATTGCTATATGTAACTTGGAAAGCAATAAGGAAATAGATCTAACTAGAAAATAAGTCTTGTAAGATCTACACCCTTGGTAATATGCCATGTCCACCAAAGACAtaagaaaatttatgaaaagGGTTCTCAAAAAGTTCCTCTTCATACACGAAATTCACTGTTTCACGCCAAGTTCCTCTTACAATTCTATGTCATCCAGAGGAATGCTGATATCATCAAAGTGCTCATCATTTATGTTACAAGAATCAATAATGACAAGCTTCTTTGGTTGCATATTTATGAAGCATTGATAGGTTTTCCATATCAATAATTATGGACAACCACCGACTCCTGAACTGTTACTCTTTGAGATTCATCATTCATCAAAAACTAAATGAGCTTCCTGATCTTTAATGGCATCATAGCTAACTAAGAAAAGAAGAACTAGTCCCCTCAAGTAGTGAATTTAAGCCACAGCACTATCTTCTCGTAAATCAGGAAATTTCATCTTCTAATGCCTAGTCCTGTTATTGTGTTTTGTCTCTTCCTGCTGGTTCAACTGGGCCTTAAGTAAGAAGATTATTAAGTCCTTGAGGTGTCCATTCTTAACCTCAAAGATGTTGACCGTCTGAACAATTAACAATTCAGGAATGTAAGACTCGGAAAAAACACTTCAATACCCATgaaaactaagtttttcaaaaggAATATTAAGGAGAAACCTCTTGCATGCTTCAATATTAAAGCATGTCAAATATTAGTAAAAGCCAAAAAGCCTGAAGCAAATTTCATCTCCAATAAAATGCCATCTCCAAATATTTCATAGCTTCCAAATATAGATAAAACCCCAAAACCCTATGCATAGAAACAGAGACTCGTATTGATAGCACACATCAAAACAAGATTCAGATACTATTCATAGCTAAAGTAGTGACATTACCTCCATAGTACTACATTACAATAACTGATGACGAACTAGAATATGCCATAAGTTTTATGAATAGTAGATGCAATGACACCAAGAGAAGTAAACCCTATTTTGAAATGGTTGCACTTGCATCATTTTGGTGGGCTGGGCTTAGGAAAAATATGGTCCTTGTTGACAAGCATCCACTTGAATTCATGTATGATGGCAGTGGTATACACATCAATGACATTGTGTCTAGAACAGTGAGAATATAGTGATTTTTGAGGCATGGCAAGAACCAAGATGGAGTGCTAAAGAGACTAGATAGGATCAAACAATTTCAAGAGATTTATCTAAACATAAGGTCCGCTTTCTTGTTATTCATGGTAAATAAAAATAGCCTTGACAAACAATGGAGGCGACACATGCAAAGTACATGCTATGGTTAGTTCTTCTAGATTTGGAGTTTCCAATATCGATGCAAGCTTGATTTTTGAATTAAGTGATAGTGATGAAACTGCTAATTTGATGAcaagaaaattaacaaaaattgaattaattacCTTATAAGCACAACCAATGAATATGATTGGGGCATATTCTAAGATTTGACTCCATTGCCAACTTAAACCAATAAATTGAGTGCACAAAAGCCTTAGGTTGGAAATTCTTCGTTCTCTAATACAAAGATTTTAAGTGCAAATTACTCAATTAGGAGTTTGATGCAATACAGTTTTGTTGATTTCTTTGAACAATAAATCCTATCATTtctgtttttaactttttcctCCCTGTTTTGTTCTTTGTTGCCCTTCTTTTTGTCTCGCAACAAACTTTGCTAACTCCAAGATTTACATACGCTTTGAAGGCACTCTAAACGTAAAGGATATTCATATTTGGAATTGTATGCCATAGGTCTAGGGTTTTACTAAGTGGACAAAGTACTTATAGCTACAGCCTATCTAGGGTCTTAACAATTTAGATCTTAGCAATTCGGAGAAgtataaatttgtttttccatGCTAATTTGAaacttgataaaatttaaaagggtTTTCACATTATAGCTAGTAAAAGCACTTGAATAGTTGCTTGCTATGGCATATCTGGTAGCTTATTTGAGTCTGGTAGGAAAACATTCTAAAGTTATGTGAAAAAAGGTAGTCATATATTTGAAACTGTCTCCTAGGCTGAAATCTACAATCTTTCTTCAAGTGTTGAGTGGAGGTTCTTTTGGTTCTTGTCAGTTTTTGAAAATCTAGTGGCCTTTTGTTGGAAAGTTTATGTTTGTATGCATTGCAATATGGCGAACACTAAGAAGTACGGTCCCATTAAGTAGCACATGGTCCTGGGTTTGAATCCTATCATTGATGATACCCTGAATTTACCTGATGTTAGTTATTGCAAGGTGGTTAGTGCCCcaaggtttgggtccccatggagagtcctaagggcttggctATGGAAGGTTCCTCAataatcaaaaaattaaaaaaaaaatcctcaattTTTGGTAGCAGATCTGTAAAAAGAAAAGCCTATAAAATGGCATTTTCATGTaaaaactttttcctttttttggtgTTTGTATGCATCATATGAACattcatatatttgtaatttgaaaaaaaaatgaaattaataagcCTTTATAAAGTCATCTTTTGGCAAATGAAGTTCTAGTTTTCCTTTTCCTTGTTTAGGTGACATTGCCCTGCTCTAAACCCGCctcttgttcttttttctttctttttctcttgtgAGTGGATTGGGGTGTTTTGAGGTTCAAATTCATTGTGTGGAATGGAAACTATAATTTGTTCCCTCTCTTTTCTACACTAGTTGAGCTACAATTCCATTTACATCTTCCCATCATTTTAACCTCCTATCCTTAGGAATATCAATGGCATGGATTAACTGGGCAACTCTCTTTGTCCTGCCCTTACTAGGATGGGGTTGGACAATCATGGATGAACTGGGGCAGGGATGGGATTTTTTTGTCCTGCTCTTGAATCTGGTTAGAGTCGACATGGGGCAGGGTTCAGATAACCACTGTAAACCTGTGATGCAGGAGTTtgggaggaaaaaaagaaagaggagatAGAAGAGATTTAGGTTTTTGTTTACTTGACTTTCTTATATCTTTCcatctattttaattattgattttaagaaatgaagaTTACAATAGTACTTCTAATATAATTCGGCAATAATAAACTCTAGAAA includes:
- the LOC100245665 gene encoding transcription factor SPATULA translates to MADQYTKPCSSSPVPPSSASEPDEISLFLHQILFRSSSSSSTTSLHNAKLMPSEFLSENPLRQCRSPLISSSDRLVRDGMNSSTGVYFPVSAGTASSSAGGFDNDLDEYDCESEEGLEALVEEVATKAAPLRSSSKRSRAAEVHNLSEKRRRSRINEKMKALQNLIPNSNKTDKASMLDEAIEYLKQLQLQVQMLSMRNGLSLHPMCLPGVLPPVQLSQMRIGIGEENGSLHMDMTGTLPVNQETMEYRLANQGTSSSHPSVPNLTDIMNSETSFGLESSIQAHLGPFQLQTSSADICREDVLPHQQLNISCAGTNSLVSLPYDAQASGVKDSNTLESCIQRRDLSEGMLLKNIEHNQVPFPQLNGMHTGRSVPNDDMKTDRLDF